One Rosa chinensis cultivar Old Blush chromosome 5, RchiOBHm-V2, whole genome shotgun sequence genomic region harbors:
- the LOC112165046 gene encoding uncharacterized protein LOC112165046 isoform X1 has product MMSRPVLLVFLLLVLIITSQFEWKQQLVPDLDATPSISQKPSQSSKREEAVKEKIILLQEKNIKRLNEIVHSLREQLRRCKSKNETRQHSVSFLSEHVTEIEQHQIFED; this is encoded by the exons ATGATGTCAAGACCAGTGTTGCTTGTTTTTCTGCTTCTTGTTCTCATAATCACTTCCCAGTTTGAGTGGAAGCAACAACTTGTCCCTGACCTTGATGCAACTCCAAGTATTTCCCAAAAGCCAAGTCAGAGCTCAAAGAGGGAAGAAGCTGTAAAAGAGAAG ATCATATTATTGCAAGAAAAGAACATTAAGAGACTCAATGAGATTGTCCATAGCCTTAGGGAACAGTTGCGACGGTGTAAAAGCAAGAATGAGACAAGGCAGCACAGCGTAAGTTTCCTATCTGAACATGTTACAGAAATTGAACAACATCAGATATTCGAGGACTAG
- the LOC112165046 gene encoding uncharacterized protein LOC112165046 isoform X2 — protein MMSRPVLLVFLLLVLIITSQFEWKQQLVPDLDATPSISQKPSQSSKREEAVKEKVLELVHIT, from the exons ATGATGTCAAGACCAGTGTTGCTTGTTTTTCTGCTTCTTGTTCTCATAATCACTTCCCAGTTTGAGTGGAAGCAACAACTTGTCCCTGACCTTGATGCAACTCCAAGTATTTCCCAAAAGCCAAGTCAGAGCTCAAAGAGGGAAGAAGCTGTAAAAGAGAAG GTGCTAGAGCTCGTGCATATTACTTGA